The Oncorhynchus masou masou isolate Uvic2021 chromosome 2, UVic_Omas_1.1, whole genome shotgun sequence genomic sequence ACAGATACGACCAGAAGTTACTTTtttttgtagcaggttaggagattTTACGCAGCAGGTAAGGAGAatcaacatagcaggttaggatttattttatttaacctttatttatccaggaagggctcattgacattaaaatctatttttcaagagcACCCttgccaagataggcagcaccaattCATTACAAAAGAATTAGACaaaaaacatgaaaaactacaagtaatctagtaaaaaggATACTTagattaaggttaggaaaagggttagggtttgggttagcgAAAATGCTCTCATATCATAACCTGCAATGAAAGGTAACTTCTGGTCATAGTTGTTTCAAAGTGGTGTGTTTTAAGGGAGTCCCATTGGTTGTGGTTGGAATAAAGTCAATTATTTACACATATAATATCCCTTCTCTGTGAGGAAAAAAAGAAACAGTTCAGTTTCATGGGAGAGAACTTGATTCTCTCTGAAGGTTTGGACAACATAATATACCTCTCTGCACAGGCCTCTTCTTAGGGACTCACGCCTCAATCACACGGACCGTGCCCTTCATTCCGGGACTCCAGAAGTATTCATTCCAATGGAACGCTGCTTTGCAGAGGCAGTTACAATGCGTTCTATGTGGTGCTAAACATAGGATTTAAAACATGTATGCATCAAACTGTATTCGTAGACGaattgacagaaatggtagcactaggtgaatgttgaacttttgttgcacccatatccagatgatgctgcgttcTATTTTGCACAGAGCACTATCGGTCTGATCAAGTCGTCACTGTCTAGTCGGAACTAAAAGTGTCTGATCAAACGAAGGGAGAACTATTTTCGATAGAACCGGAAACATGGTGTATGTCAAGAAAAAATATGGCGGCGCCCATAGGTAGAAATACCTTAATGTTATAGCTGACATTAATCAAGCTAAATGTTGGACAATATTAATTAACGCTAGAGGTAACCGTGTCACACGAATAAATCTTAATTCTAGATGGGCCCTCGTGTAATTTGTTGAGCTTGTTTTGACGAATAAACGAGCCATACTGGAGTCGAGCATTGTTAGCTAATTTTGACACACTGGTGGCATTGGTAGATGCCCGCCCGACCAATGACAGAAGATGTGGAACAATGTCAAGGCAAAAGTAATGGGTCTGAAAATACTCCATGGCTTTTGCAATTATTGCACCCAGAGGCATGCATCTGTTGGCGTGTGGGTCAAAAGAACGTCGGAGAAACATAGACGTTGTGGACAAGTCCCTGGCAAGACCCGCCTATTTGCCACTAGGAACTACTTATCAACAGAACCACCTTGGAGGGTCCTTTTCTTTGGGACAGATGATTTTGCTGTAGAATCCCTCAAGCTGCTCTCTGCGTCAAGGTATGACACTCACAACAATTTACATGCCAGTGAGCAAAGAGGAGAGTCTTTGCAGTGAGTAACTTTAACCTGGTCCAATATCCGTTTGTGCTGTCTCATAAGAGTTGGGGAAACAGTgcgaacagatctgggaccaggctagagtaACTTCTCGTCGCCTAATGTCAGTTGTTAGCTGTCATTATTTGTCACAGGGACTCCAATGACCGAGTTGTGGAATCACTTGAGGTTGTCACACTATCCAATGACGTCCCTGTGAAGAAGTTTGCTGATCAAAACAAACTGCCCGTTCATGTCTGGCCTCTCGGGGATCTTCAAGGGCGGTTCGATGTCGGGGTGGTGGTGTCGTTTGGCTGCTTGCTTCGGGAAGGACTTATCAACCAGTTTCCATGGTGAGTAACTTCTCTGAAAGTGACTCATGCAATACAAGTGTAACGTTATAGCTTCTGTCCCTGTGTGCCCCTAGCTGGGTGCAAACCAGGGACCTGCACACAACACTCTGACTCGCCACCAAAATAAGCATTGTCATCACCACTGACCCAGAATGTACTTGTAGATCTCAGGGCGGGCGACATCACTTGCTCCATGGTAGCTACTATGTTCTATATCAGATACACAAGCATCAGACTCTCCAAGAAGTGTCAATCTTATGAACACCTCCCAAGAGTCAAACCCTGACTGTGTCCATTCTGTTTGATTGTGATAGTTGTAGCATGTGTCTGTTGCCTCTATTCCAGTGGGATCCTGAATGTCCACCCCAGCCTTCTCCCCAGATGGCGCGGCCCAGCCCCAGTGTTCCACACCATCCTACACGGAGACACTATCACCGGGGTCAGCGTCATGCAGATACGACCAAAGAGGTAGGCTAACGTGACCCAGAGCTACTTTctgtcccctttcctctctccctttcctcatGGTGCTGAGGGAGGAAGGGTAAGTCATGAAAGGGACCAGTCATCTGCCAGTAACATGGACCTACTATTGACAAGCAAAAGTGAGGGATGACATTAGCAGATAGTTGTTTGTTCAAATGCATATTTAGGGATGATTTCCCAACCTAATCCTGGACTGAAAAGCCCTTTTTAATGGTGATTTTCCCCATTGAGCATGTGTTATAGCCCTGTACAGGACAGCTTTATCTGGACCATAATGTCTCCAGAGGCCACCAGATTTCAATAGGCCTATATATaatagtgtactctactaccgtATTCACTGTCAAAGCACATACTACTATTCCTCACGTCAAATATCATTAAACCTTTGCACCTCAGTGTATCGCTGATCTGTGTTACAGTAAAGCTCATTGTCTGTTACAGTAAACTgcagtgtgtgtctctggtctctgttaCAGGTTTGATGTGGGTCCCATTCTTCACCAGGAGATCTACCAGGTCCCAGACAACTTCACAGCTGACCAGCTAGGAGCTACTCTGGCCACCAAGGGAGCCCAGCTGGTGAATGCACTTCATTGTGTAgttatagcaccctattcccatccAGTGTACTACGTGGCTCAAGTTTTATATGACtgttggtcaaatgtagtgcactacatggggaatagggtgtgatttgagctCACTCATTTGGGACGTAGATCCAGAGCGTAATCCGTTTGAAGAGGCTTGTCAGAAACCAGTCATGGTTAATGTAAGCCCTCTTATATGGGACCTTTCTTATTTTGCTTGAACAGTTGATTGACACATTAAGGACCCTTCCAGAGAGAATCACAAACCGAAGAGAGCAAGCTCAAGACGGTACCACTTTAGGTAAGAACATTTATTTCCTCAACCAGACATTTGATGCTAGTAGTAATTACAATTTGAATGATAAACAATTGGCAAGAATTGCAACTTACAGGAGGGTGAAAGCTGTGTGTACTTTCCAAGCACCCATTCATGCCTCAGCTTAGAGTTGACTCTTCTCAACAGCCCCTAAAATCAGCACATCGATGAGCTGGATCGTATGGGAGGAGCAGACCTGTGTCCAGATCGACTGCCTGTTTCGTGCCATCGCATCCCGGGTAATAAGACAGACCAGTCATGTTCAGTTGGCACGAAACGAGAAGTCAGAAAACTTCAAACTAAAGTGAGCAGTCTTATTGGGCGATTTCAGGCTGTTCCTGACCTGTTTCAAGATGATTTTCTAATTTTGTGCATACTGAACATGACCTTGATTTACTATGACCGGCCTCTAAACCAGtcatagggcggcagggtagcctagtggttagagcgttggactagtaaccggaaggttgcaagttcaaacccccgagctgacaaggtacaaatccgtcattgaaaataagaatttgttctttaactgacttgcctggttaa encodes the following:
- the mtfmt gene encoding methionyl-tRNA formyltransferase, mitochondrial, producing the protein MWNNVKAKVMGLKILHGFCNYCTQRHASVGVWVKRTSEKHRRCGQVPGKTRLFATRNYLSTEPPWRVLFFGTDDFAVESLKLLSASRDSNDRVVESLEVVTLSNDVPVKKFADQNKLPVHVWPLGDLQGRFDVGVVVSFGCLLREGLINQFPCGILNVHPSLLPRWRGPAPVFHTILHGDTITGVSVMQIRPKRFDVGPILHQEIYQVPDNFTADQLGATLATKGAQLLIDTLRTLPERITNRREQAQDGTTLAPKISTSMSWIVWEEQTCVQIDCLFRAIASRIPLRTIWMGKTIKLLDFAGKCNISLSGRGRIPVPGSMSYQKESNTLAVCCKDGWVGFKAVMLKKRLSAADFYNGYLHQSFQNRSGPPRQECLFHSNRTKLRSDGEENSLTQLHAVH